Within the Kiritimatiellia bacterium genome, the region TCAACGGATACGTTTATTTCAATGACGGCGGAACTTACGAGCGTTGGACATGCGACTATTTTCGCTATGATCCGGCCAAAAGCACAACCCCGGCCAATATGGGGGTTTTAAGCGACATATACGGTCTCGCCACGCGGGATGGAACCGATTTTTGGGCCGCCGGCGGGTACTTCGCCGCGATCTATTACAGTTCCCTGGACGCGCATGGCGATCTGGTGAATAACCCGCTGGTGAATCTCGGCGCCATCGGCAATGCGACCGGCCCGATTGCTTTTGATGCCGGCGGCAATCTCTATTATGCCGAAGGTTACGTCGCCCAGGGCAATCCGACCGTGTACCGTTGGAGCGCCGCGGAAATCGCCGCGGCCATCGCCGATCCCGCGGGCCATCCTTTGGTCCCGGATGGGCACGCATGGGTAACACTGCCGTCGGGCGATGGAGTGTCCGGCATGGCAGTGGACCACAATGGAAACCTGATCGTTACCGCGACCTCGTTCGCGAATCCAAGCCAGTTACAGCGCCTGTTTGTGACCAACGGCCTTTGCGCGGGGTATGAGGTTCTGGCCCGGTCGGACGAGCGGCTGGAAACTGTCCGCGTGCGCGCCGGCAGAATCTATGTGAGTTCTTCCGATGGAATATTCACTGTTCTTCCCGTTCAGGCGGATACACATGTCGTTAATGATTATGACTATGACGGCAAGTCCGATCTTGCGGTATACCGCGCCGGTTATTGGTCCATCTATTCCCTGGTGAACGGAGTGATCCTGAACAACGAGGGGGTGTGGGGCGGGGCGGACGGCGTGCCGGTGTCCGGAGATTACGACGGGGACGGCAAGTCCGATCTTGCGGTATACCGCGCCGGTTATTGGTCCATTTATTCCCTGGCGAACGGAGTGATCCTGAACAACGAGGGGGTGTGGGGCGGGGCGGATGGCGTGCCG harbors:
- a CDS encoding VCBS repeat-containing protein: MKAMIKLFMGVCLMALAGHAPAMVIGGSNYVAQTFYANPHAGETLVAFDWDEYNNLYYSTGRPDWSLGFSVYRYDDQTALNLYTDENAFAGSRVTAINGYVYFNDGGTYERWTCDYFRYDPAKSTTPANMGVLSDIYGLATRDGTDFWAAGGYFAAIYYSSLDAHGDLVNNPLVNLGAIGNATGPIAFDAGGNLYYAEGYVAQGNPTVYRWSAAEIAAAIADPAGHPLVPDGHAWVTLPSGDGVSGMAVDHNGNLIVTATSFANPSQLQRLFVTNGLCAGYEVLARSDERLETVRVRAGRIYVSSSDGIFTVLPVQADTHVVNDYDYDGKSDLAVYRAGYWSIYSLVNGVILNNEGVWGGADGVPVSGDYDGDGKSDLAVYRAGYWSIYSLANGVILNNEGVWGGADGVPVSGDYDGDGKSDLAVYRAGYWSIYSLVNGVILNNEGVWGGADGVPVSGDYDGDGKSDLAVYRAGYWSIY